A single region of the Corallococcus caeni genome encodes:
- a CDS encoding serine/threonine protein kinase, with translation MSPPEATPGEQAGPEHPPSTQPAQKAHGPARPSLLLMVDALPPGTPIGPWRVLRRVASGGYGTVYVVHAKHRPRGKRYALKLARQPDSPWFSREAEVLSRLRHPGVPRFVEAGAWRPGSGSYPFLVMGLVDGESLYEWARTRNPTAREVGALLLQAVEILAFAHQQGVLHRDVKGDNLRVQPGGRLTLLDWGAGWHPEAKPLTGTGQLPPGTAHYLSPQLHRWRMAVPSQECPRYGVTDELYALGVTFHRLLTDSYPALALEGEGPERAWPNPLVPEALASLVTRLLAFAPEARPPSASALAFELHQVLAHADATWDQPLFDWATPASDSSRTTQEAPGMAGPVAPGQEVPLQHARLQRLDRIERLREARELRRRLPRHVARMQAQDILAASTVRRRQTLRALWRQGAVAFACVAAMACLGWGLGLFSRSGGDAPVRPSLPSVARAPGPDQAAASGAAPPSPAPLPPEKDTMSIPLKQDPPVRGRSLSRGCTWAVGAATTLIACSGAQVLPKPQRCPTEALEAMKALKLRRDAKVTITVDIRYPDRLDADMIAVHDGDIVSVQEEAYGGLPKGTLLYGRLWTGGERVRGRYTRAETPDGRTYPVCFGLGNDDGFWPRETGSKPGAALLPRTAGYTVVDAFP, from the coding sequence ATGAGCCCGCCCGAGGCAACGCCCGGCGAACAGGCCGGGCCTGAGCATCCTCCATCCACCCAGCCCGCGCAGAAGGCCCATGGCCCTGCCCGACCATCGTTGCTGCTGATGGTGGATGCGCTTCCTCCGGGTACCCCCATCGGTCCCTGGCGCGTCCTCCGTCGAGTGGCGTCAGGCGGGTACGGCACGGTCTACGTCGTTCATGCAAAGCACCGTCCTCGCGGCAAGCGGTACGCCCTGAAGCTGGCACGCCAACCCGACAGCCCCTGGTTCTCACGCGAAGCGGAGGTGCTGTCCCGCCTGCGGCATCCGGGAGTGCCTCGCTTCGTGGAGGCCGGGGCATGGCGGCCAGGCTCCGGGAGCTACCCATTCCTGGTGATGGGGCTCGTGGACGGCGAATCGCTCTACGAATGGGCCCGGACGCGCAACCCCACAGCCCGCGAAGTGGGCGCATTGCTCCTCCAGGCCGTGGAGATTCTGGCCTTCGCGCACCAGCAGGGTGTCCTGCATCGCGACGTCAAAGGGGACAACCTCCGCGTCCAGCCCGGTGGACGGCTCACCCTGCTGGATTGGGGTGCGGGCTGGCATCCCGAAGCGAAGCCTCTGACCGGAACAGGCCAACTGCCTCCTGGCACGGCTCACTACTTGAGTCCCCAGCTCCACCGCTGGCGAATGGCGGTGCCGTCGCAGGAGTGTCCTCGCTACGGCGTGACGGATGAGCTGTACGCACTGGGCGTCACCTTCCATCGATTGCTGACCGACAGCTATCCGGCGCTCGCGCTGGAGGGGGAAGGCCCCGAACGCGCATGGCCCAACCCGCTGGTGCCGGAGGCACTGGCTTCGCTTGTCACCCGCCTGCTCGCGTTCGCGCCCGAAGCACGGCCTCCGAGCGCCTCCGCCCTGGCCTTCGAACTGCATCAGGTCCTGGCCCATGCGGATGCAACCTGGGACCAGCCCCTGTTCGATTGGGCCACACCTGCCTCTGATTCCTCACGCACGACGCAGGAGGCGCCCGGGATGGCGGGGCCAGTGGCTCCGGGTCAGGAGGTGCCGCTCCAGCACGCACGTCTTCAGCGCCTGGACCGGATCGAACGCCTTCGCGAAGCCCGCGAGCTGCGTCGCCGGCTTCCCCGCCATGTCGCGCGGATGCAGGCCCAGGACATCCTCGCCGCGAGCACGGTGCGCCGCCGACAGACGCTGCGGGCGCTGTGGCGTCAGGGGGCCGTCGCATTCGCATGTGTGGCGGCCATGGCCTGTCTGGGATGGGGCCTGGGACTCTTTTCAAGGTCCGGCGGGGATGCGCCCGTTCGCCCGTCCCTGCCTTCCGTGGCGCGGGCGCCTGGGCCCGACCAAGCTGCCGCCTCCGGAGCGGCCCCTCCTTCCCCTGCGCCGCTCCCGCCGGAGAAGGACACCATGAGCATTCCCTTGAAGCAGGACCCACCTGTCCGCGGACGTTCGCTGTCACGCGGCTGCACGTGGGCTGTCGGAGCGGCGACAACCCTCATTGCTTGCTCGGGTGCGCAGGTGTTGCCCAAGCCCCAGCGATGCCCCACGGAAGCGCTGGAGGCCATGAAGGCGCTGAAGCTGCGGCGGGATGCGAAGGTCACCATCACGGTCGACATCCGTTATCCCGACCGGCTGGATGCCGACATGATTGCCGTGCACGACGGCGACATCGTCAGCGTCCAGGAGGAGGCATACGGCGGTCTTCCGAAGGGTACCCTTCTCTACGGACGGCTGTGGACAGGGGGAGAACGGGTCAGGGGCCGCTACACGCGAGCGGAGACGCCTGACGGCCGCACCTATCCTGTCTGCTTCGGCCTCGGGAACGACGATGGCTTCTGGCCGAGGGAGACGGGCTCCAAGCCCGGTGCCGCGCTCCTTCCCCGGACCGCGGGCTACACCGTGGTGGACGCGTTCCCGTAG
- a CDS encoding DUF2381 family protein, whose translation MSLSASVIPLVLTVLMGTTAVAQSRTPTVRERKARQLTLRAEDPPVLHALHVTAHEVTTVTFDAPIVPESVDRSVLAPFFSRVAVHEDVLVLKAAMDVPAGKEPVVTVRFAGPGAPAQVALVLTTVAAEVDSQVEVFRQGRTAQDLGKELADLRARCALTEAGLATLRAQCALRGLGGAVLMGDVTREGVAVEHLPKPSLSPGMTAKGPHVLYRTASTRALSTSLINAVGSAPWIPGFARMTPRGPNALPAREFPLLMQVKQLAPGEQATVVVEWHALPDLPPGTHFTLELLDAKGERGVRWEEVEP comes from the coding sequence ATGTCGCTGTCCGCTTCGGTCATTCCCCTGGTGCTCACGGTCCTGATGGGCACCACGGCGGTGGCGCAGTCCCGGACTCCCACGGTGCGGGAGCGCAAGGCCCGGCAGCTCACGCTGCGCGCGGAGGACCCTCCGGTGCTGCATGCACTGCATGTCACCGCCCATGAAGTGACCACCGTCACCTTCGATGCGCCCATCGTTCCAGAGTCCGTGGACCGGAGCGTGCTCGCGCCCTTCTTCTCCCGCGTGGCGGTGCATGAGGACGTCCTCGTGCTCAAGGCGGCCATGGACGTCCCCGCCGGAAAGGAGCCCGTGGTCACCGTGCGCTTCGCGGGGCCGGGTGCGCCTGCGCAGGTGGCGCTCGTGCTCACGACCGTGGCGGCGGAGGTGGATTCCCAGGTGGAGGTGTTCCGACAGGGGCGCACCGCGCAGGACCTGGGGAAGGAGCTCGCGGACCTGCGGGCCCGGTGCGCGCTCACCGAGGCGGGGCTCGCGACGCTGCGTGCGCAGTGCGCGCTGCGTGGACTGGGCGGCGCGGTGTTGATGGGGGATGTCACCCGTGAAGGTGTCGCGGTGGAGCACCTCCCGAAGCCTTCGTTGAGCCCGGGCATGACCGCCAAAGGCCCCCATGTGCTCTACCGCACGGCGAGCACCCGTGCCCTGTCGACCTCGCTGATCAACGCCGTGGGGAGTGCCCCTTGGATACCGGGCTTCGCTCGGATGACACCGCGCGGGCCCAACGCGCTGCCGGCCCGTGAGTTCCCTCTGCTCATGCAGGTGAAGCAGCTGGCGCCCGGGGAGCAAGCCACCGTGGTGGTGGAATGGCACGCGCTTCCGGACCTGCCCCCTGGCACGCACTTCACCCTGGAGCTGCTGGACGCGAAGGGCGAACGCGGCGTCCGCTGGGAAGAGGTGGAGCCATGA
- a CDS encoding outer membrane beta-barrel protein, with protein sequence MTARHFIASLVLASCLGALPAAAQEPSNSGLALGVRGAFGIPVGDAGTDLSLKDTFGSTVAPQVDVSYFFNRQLSLGAYFQYGIGSGPGDECSDGVDCKSKVLRFGIDLDYHFRPAGFVSPWVGVGVGYEIGSLEVGEGAGSSWFKLEGYDLGHAHFGVDLQLTRSIAVGPYISASVGQYNKGTVRLGNAAEISDDLSSDAKQIHVWIQPGVRVQFRL encoded by the coding sequence ATGACTGCTCGACACTTCATCGCATCGCTGGTTCTGGCCTCCTGCCTGGGTGCACTGCCGGCGGCGGCGCAGGAGCCCTCGAACTCCGGGCTCGCGCTGGGCGTGCGCGGCGCCTTTGGCATTCCGGTGGGCGACGCCGGCACGGACCTCTCGCTGAAAGACACGTTCGGCAGCACCGTGGCGCCGCAGGTGGACGTCTCCTACTTCTTCAACCGGCAGCTCTCGCTGGGCGCCTATTTCCAGTACGGCATCGGCTCCGGTCCCGGTGACGAGTGCTCGGATGGAGTGGACTGCAAGAGCAAGGTCCTGCGCTTCGGCATCGACCTGGACTACCACTTCCGGCCGGCCGGTTTCGTCTCGCCCTGGGTGGGCGTGGGCGTGGGCTATGAGATCGGCTCGCTGGAAGTGGGCGAAGGGGCGGGGAGCTCCTGGTTCAAGCTCGAGGGCTATGACCTGGGCCACGCCCACTTTGGCGTGGACCTCCAGCTCACCCGCTCCATCGCGGTGGGGCCCTACATCTCCGCGTCCGTGGGGCAGTACAACAAGGGCACGGTCCGTCTGGGCAATGCCGCGGAAATCAGCGACGACCTCTCCAGCGACGCGAAGCAGATCCACGTCTGGATCCAGCCGGGCGTGCGCGTGCAGTTCCGGCTGTAG
- a CDS encoding head protein, translating into MTSLFDQIEVLGRVLLDDAPKTPGGEEAMRTAAAAIQFIDATGQAADFEDYVRNLEAYAPPLAIARFDTRQDADAWLMAQKRPPSFASILVADEYFSVFFNPTSGWRGLGRQPRLEFYLQEMADQRLTPSGLSFATKAEAEAWMNQQPTPPQQVVIDIAGAPYLAAYHHRIDYRVLYPLPAPTPPSSET; encoded by the coding sequence ATGACCAGCCTCTTCGACCAGATTGAAGTGCTCGGGCGCGTCCTGCTCGACGATGCCCCGAAGACTCCTGGGGGCGAAGAGGCGATGCGCACCGCCGCGGCTGCCATCCAGTTCATCGACGCGACAGGGCAGGCCGCCGATTTCGAGGACTACGTCCGGAACCTGGAGGCCTACGCGCCGCCTCTGGCCATCGCCCGGTTCGACACCCGGCAGGATGCCGATGCCTGGCTGATGGCCCAGAAACGTCCACCGTCGTTTGCATCCATCCTGGTGGCGGATGAGTACTTCTCCGTCTTCTTCAATCCCACGAGCGGGTGGAGAGGCCTGGGTCGTCAGCCTCGACTCGAGTTCTATCTCCAGGAGATGGCGGACCAGAGGCTCACGCCCTCGGGCCTGTCCTTCGCCACGAAGGCGGAGGCGGAGGCGTGGATGAACCAGCAGCCCACGCCGCCCCAGCAGGTGGTCATCGACATCGCGGGGGCGCCGTATCTGGCGGCCTACCACCACCGCATCGACTACCGCGTCCTCTATCCCCTGCCCGCCCCCACGCCTCCTTCGTCGGAGACGTGA